Proteins from one Penicillium digitatum chromosome 2, complete sequence genomic window:
- a CDS encoding Beta-1,6-glucanase Neg1, putative, protein MIEMSCTTDHGSHVQGILGLETFPATSVPYHDASSRGTGSSGHKQTIVGFGAAVTDATVTSFNTLSGSTLQQLLNELMTGAGAGFALMRHTIGASDLSGDPAYTYDDNGNNVDTSMSSFNLGDRGNAMAKMLAKMKSLQSSLKIFGSSWSAPGWMKLNGAIDGTTNNNNLNDGYLTSGGTGSTGYASAFAQYFVKYIQAYENLGAHIDAITIQNEPLNSQAGYPTMYVYDYESAQLIQHYIGPALAQAGLDTKVWAYDHNTDVPSYPQNVVNGASQYVDSVAWHCYASNVDWTVLTQFHQTNPNIKQYMSECWTPASASWNQAADFTMGPLQNWASGVTAWTLGTNDQDGPHLSSGGCGNCRGLVTISNGGYTFNPAYYMMAQFSKFMPPGAIVLSGTGSYSYSNGGVQSVASLNPDGTRTVVIENTFSNDIYVTVSTSSGQQWSGNIPSQSVTTWVLPVA, encoded by the exons TCGCGGCACCGGTTCAAG CGGACACAAACAAACAATCGTGGGCTTTGGAGCCGCTGTTACCGACGCCACAGTCACCTCCTTCAACACACTATCCGGTTCCACGCTGCAACAACTGCTCAACGAGCTGATGACTGGCGCCGGTGCTGGATTCGCTTTGATGCGTCATACGATTGGTGCTTCCGACCTGTCTGGTGACCCGGCGTATACCTATGACGATAATGGGAATAATGTGGATACATCTATGTCTAGTTTTAACCTAGGTGACCGTGGAAATGCCATGGCTAAGATGCTGGCTAAGATGAAGTCCCTTCAGTCGAGTTTGAAGATTTTTGGTTCATCCTGGAGTGCTCCCGGGTGGATGAAGCTGAATGGTGCGATTGATGGTACAACGAATAACAATAACCTCAACGATGGCTACTTGACTAGCGGAGGCACTGGAAGTACTGGTTATGCCAGTGCCTTTGCGCAATATTTCGTCAAATACATCCAGGCTTATGAAAATCTCGGCGCCCACATCGATGCGATTACCATTCAAAACGAGCCTTTGAACAGCCAAGCTGGATATCCTACAATGTATGTCTATGACTACGAGTCTGCGCAGTTGATCCAACACTACATCGGCCCGGCTCTCGCTCAAGCCGGCCTAGACACCAAAGTTTGGGCATACGATCACAACACTG ATGTGCCATCCTACCCTCAGAATGTTGTCAACGGTGCTAGTCAGTATGTCGACTCGGTTGCCTGGCACTGTTATGCCAGCAATGTAGACTGGACAGTCCTCACCCAGTTCCATCAGACAAACCCCAACATCAAGCAATACATGTCAGAATGCTGGACCCCAGCATCCGCATCGTGGAACCAAGCTGCCGATTTCACCATGGGGCCTTTACAAAACTGGGCATCGGGTGTTACTGCCTGGACACTTGGCACAAATGATCAAGATGGCCCGCATCTGTCCAGTGGCGGTTGTGGAAACTGTCGAGGCCTTGTGACCATTTCCAACGGCGGATATACTTTCAACCCGGCTTACTACATGATGGCTCAGTTCAGCAAGTTCATGCCGCCGGGTGCAATTGTGCTGAGTGGTACCGGGAGCTACTCGTATTCCAATGGGGGAGTGCAATCTGTTGCTTCGCTGAATCCAGATGGAACTCGCACCGTTGTTATTGAAAATACATTCAGTAATGATATTTATGTTACTGTCTCCACTAGTAGTGGCCAGCAGTGGAGTGGCAACATTCCAAGTCAGTCCGTGACAACCTGGGTGCTTCCTGTCGCATGA
- a CDS encoding Rhodopsin kinase, which yields MADDVLERLIQESPIGNGLDGFRTSFLSICEGNSLPCTLDAVNHLTQEGKDNVTLDLLFALRNISATRTLPSKTSPGTLQNDLRRLISAAASETFDFSRIYPLLAAILACNPESNIWNCVYNAVNEPTPSPRAIASSLQQTPSNIRTSSFANSSEHRQDIDKVLKSELGCLYVGLPHFRSTFFDAISGLQKGSEAVFQRCIEGSDPLFFCGWKGWPKDANQEKVLSWFVDLSKNLATISADYNPMTAHLRRPLAQPNKPIQGSTAERKLDIGFVSDADANKDTHCHWSQILVPGELKSNPAADTASKAWLDLGRYAREVFAAQDTRRFVLGFTLCGSLMRIWAFDRLGGVASERFDINEDGLQFVFTILGFMWMSEEQLGFDPTITKQDGERFIEIERNGQTERLVLERLMNRVPCITGRATTCWKAHREAEPGIPLVVKDSWQYIERDEEGELLQEATERGVVNVARYYHHATVRIRDQDDDVQGNVRGDLDIRAASNYRPERSAPSTGTGTTDGPRKSRSSGQSNLKRFSSQTGVFLRPNKRSCSASPTKASINPLPNRVHRRIVLRDYGKPIYKASTRTALLAALEGCIVGHQSLQRAGILHRDISINNLMINEDKENPSWPSFLIDLDLAIKERRVGVSGANGKTGTRAFMAIGSLMGEKHSFMHDLESFFWVVFWICIHYKGPGNGRVVPRFDDWNFVDTEVLADLKKGAISDEADFVKTANEHFTEYYKPLIRCVNKLRNAVFPHGRRWTKVDAVFTGSHWINMDDAADDFMGDLDEDENKDTRFNQRRFDKFTEKASELSYSEDEEEKSANGIRR from the exons ATGGCTGACGATGTCTTAGAAAGACTGATACAAGAGAGTCCCATTGGAAATGGACTCGATGGCTTTCGGACATCTTTCCTTTCGATCTGTGAAGGGAACAGCCTACCCTGCACACTAGACGCGGTCAATCATCTCACGCAAGAAGGGAAGGAC AATGTCACACTTGACCTATTATTTGCTTTGCGGAATATTTCTGCAACTCGAACCCTACCATCGAAAACAAGTCCTGGAACTCTTCAGAACGACCTCCGGAGATTGATATCTGCGGCTGCCTCCGAAACGTTCGATTTCTCCCGTATATATCCCCTCTTAGCTGCTATTCTTGCCTGCAACCCCGAGAGCAACATTTGGAACTGTGTCTATAACGCAGTCAACGAACCCACACCCTCTCCCCGAGCGATTGCTTCCTCTCTCCAGCAAACCCCATCGAATATCAGGACGAGTAGCTTTGCGAACTCCTCAGAACACCGCCAAGATATCGACAAGGTCCTTAAGTCCGAGCTTGGGTGTCTTTACGTTGGGCTCCCGCATTTTCGCTCAACATTTTTCGACGCTATCAGTGGTCTTCAAAAAGGATCCGAAGCTGTTTTCCAAAGATGTATAGAGGGCAGCGAtccgctttttttttgtgggtGGAAAGGATGGCCGAAGGACGCAAACCAGGAGAAGGTTTTGAGTTGGTTTGTAGATCTGAGCAAGAATCTGGCAACGATCTCGGCAGACTACAACCCTATGACAGCACACCTACGAAGACCGCTGGCACAGCCCAACAAGCCCATTCAAGGCTCTACGGCAGAGCGCAAGCTAGACATCGGCTTCGTGAGTGACGCCGATGCGAATAAGGACACCCACTGCCATTGGTCGCAGATTCTTGTGCCGGGAGAGCTAAAAAGCAACCCAGCAGCCGACACGGCTTCCAAAGCATGGCTTGACCTGGGTAGATATGCCAGGGAAGTCTTTGCGGCCCAGGATACCCGTCGCTTTGTTCTAGGCTTTACCCTATGTGGATCCTTGATGAGAATATGGGCGTTTGACCGTCTTGGAGGAGTTGCATCCGAACGGTTCGATATAAACGAGGATGGACTTCAGTTTGTGTTCACTATTCTTGGATTTATGTGGATGAGCGAAGAGCAACTTGGATTTGACCCTACCATCACCAAACAGGATGGCGAGCGTTTCATCGAGATCGAGCGGAACGGCCAAACGGAGCGGCTCGTCCTTGAGAGACTCATGAACCGGGTACCCTGCATTACAGGTCGAGCAACCACATGCTGGAAAGCGCACCGTGAGGCGGAACCTGGGATTCCACTCGTTGTCAAAGACTCATGGCAATACATAGAGCGCGACGAAGAAGGGGaacttcttcaagaagcCACTGAGCGCGGGGTGGTCAACGTCGCGCGGTATTATCACCATGCGACTGTTCGTATCCGTGATCAGGATGACGATGTCCAAGGCAACGTTCGAGGGGACTTAGATATCAGGGCCGCGAGCAACTATCGGCCAGAACGATCGGCGCCTTCGACTGGCACGGGCACAACCGATGGTCCGCGAAAGAGCCGCAGCAGCGGCCAATCTAACTTGAAGCGCTTTTCCAGTCAAACTGGTGTTTTTTTGCGACCTAATAAGCGATCATGTTCAGCATCTCCTACCAAGGCATCTATCAATCCACTGCCAAATCGAGTTCATCGGCGTATCGTCCTACGCGATTATGGGAAACCTATTTACAAGGCAAGCACTCGTACGGCTCTGCTTGCCGCGCTAGAGGGTTGCATTGTAGGACATCAGTCTTTACAAAGAGCAGGAATACTCCATCGAGATATCTCAATCAATAATCTCATGATCAATGAGGACAAAGAGAACCCGTCGTGGCCGTCGTTCCTAATTGATCTAGACCTGGCCATCAAAGAGCGGCGGGTCGGTGTCTCGGGGGCGAATGGAAAGACCGGCACGAGGGCCTTTATGGCGATTGGCTCACTTATGGGCGAGAAGCATTCATTCATGCATGATCTCGAATCATTTTTCTGGGTGGTTTTTTGGATATGTATCCACTACAAGGGACCGGGTAATGGAAGGGTTGTGCCAAGATTTGACGATTGGAACTTCGTGGATACGGAGGTTCTAGCTGATTTGAAAAAGGGAGCGATATCTGACGAAGCCGATTTTGTGAAAACCGCGAATGAGCACTTCACAGAGTACTATAAGCCACTGATACGATGCGTCAACAAACTCCGGAACGCAGTGTTCCCTCATGGAAGGAGGTGGACTAAGGTGGATGCAGTATT TACAGGGTCTCACTGGATAAATATGGACGATGCGGCTGATGACTTCATGGGTGACCttgatgaggatgaaaaCAAAGACACGCGGTTCAATCAACGGCGATTTGATAAATTTACAGAAAAGGCTAGCGAGCTTAGTTACagtgaagacgaagaggaaaagTCTGCCAATGGCATTCGCCGCTAG